From Halococcus saccharolyticus DSM 5350, the proteins below share one genomic window:
- the uvrA gene encoding excinuclease ABC subunit UvrA: MSKDVIEVRGAEEHNLKDLDVTIPREAFTVVTGLSGSGKSSLAFETVYAEGQRRYIESLSAYARNFLGQMDKPQVENVEGLSPAISIDQKNAANNPRSTVGTVTELHDYLRLLYARVGTPHCPECGREVGEQSAQQMVRRILELPEDTRAKIAAPVVRDQKGAFEDLFDELVSEGYSRVEVDGETYDLATERPDLDENYDHTVDVVVDRVKVSEEARSRITDSVETALEEADGVLKVILPDPPADADIGGSTARATGDLAGEADDRAVVEFSEALACTHCGIDISEIETRSFSFNSPHGACPACEGIGETKEVDEDLVIQDPEKPLREVFEPWSYSRSYYQTRLDAVAAHFDVSLDTPFADLDPDIQEAFLYGTSEKVVFERRTKNGTRRKEKRFEGVIPNLERRHVETESSGTREHIEKFMATTTCPACEGTRLKPESRAVLIDDTPITAVNQLSIGDALAHFEGMEADMTERERTIAEEILKEIRARLGFMCEVGLEYLTLDRQAATLSGGESQRIRLATQIGSGLVGVLYVLDEPSIGLHQRDNDRLLNTLAELRDLGNTLLVVEHDEETMRRADEVIDMGPGPGKRGGEVVAQGPVEEIEAADGSITGDYLSGQKAIPVPEERREPDGELVVRGARQHNLDDLDVSIPLGCFTAITGVSGSGKSTLMHDVLYKGLVREMNDNRSVDPGEHDAIEYDGIETVRLIDQSPIGRTPRSNPATYTGVFDYVRKRFAETKLAKQRGYEKGRFSFNVKGGRCEACGGQGTVKIEMNFLSDVHVPCEECGGARYNDETLDVTFKGKTIADVLDMSVEEAYEFFEADTRLERRLQLLRDVGLGYMRLGQPSTTLSGGEAQRVKLAEELGKKQTGDTLYLLDEPTTGLHSADERKLIDVLQRLVDNGNTVVVVEHELDLVKNADHVLDLGPEGGEHGGEVVAADTPEALTEIDDSHTGRYLRDLLPGVDLEGPRAERRVGAAGDD; this comes from the coding sequence ATGAGCAAGGACGTTATCGAGGTCCGTGGCGCGGAAGAACACAACCTGAAGGATCTCGACGTCACCATCCCACGCGAGGCGTTCACGGTCGTCACCGGACTCTCCGGTTCGGGGAAATCATCGCTCGCCTTCGAGACCGTCTACGCCGAGGGCCAGCGCCGATATATCGAGAGCCTCTCGGCCTATGCCCGGAACTTCCTCGGCCAGATGGACAAACCCCAGGTCGAGAACGTCGAGGGGCTCTCGCCGGCGATCTCGATCGATCAGAAGAACGCCGCCAACAACCCCCGCTCGACGGTGGGCACAGTTACAGAGCTCCACGACTACCTCCGGCTGCTCTACGCTCGCGTCGGCACGCCGCACTGCCCCGAGTGTGGCCGTGAGGTCGGCGAACAGTCCGCCCAACAGATGGTTCGCCGGATTCTGGAACTCCCCGAGGATACCCGGGCGAAGATCGCCGCACCGGTCGTCCGCGACCAGAAAGGCGCGTTCGAGGACCTGTTCGACGAGCTCGTGAGCGAGGGGTACTCCCGCGTCGAGGTCGACGGCGAAACCTACGATCTCGCGACCGAGCGGCCCGACCTCGACGAGAACTACGATCACACCGTCGACGTGGTGGTCGACCGCGTGAAGGTGAGCGAAGAGGCCCGCTCGCGGATCACCGACAGCGTCGAAACCGCCCTCGAAGAGGCCGACGGTGTGCTCAAAGTGATCCTTCCCGACCCGCCAGCGGACGCCGACATCGGCGGATCGACCGCGCGGGCGACCGGCGATCTCGCGGGGGAGGCTGACGACCGCGCGGTCGTGGAGTTCTCCGAGGCGCTCGCGTGTACCCACTGCGGGATCGACATCTCCGAGATCGAGACTCGATCCTTCTCGTTCAACAGCCCACACGGAGCCTGCCCAGCGTGTGAGGGGATCGGCGAGACCAAGGAGGTCGACGAGGACCTCGTGATCCAGGACCCCGAGAAACCGCTGCGCGAGGTGTTCGAACCGTGGAGCTACTCCCGGTCGTACTACCAGACGCGCCTCGACGCCGTCGCGGCCCACTTCGACGTCTCGCTGGATACGCCGTTCGCCGATCTCGACCCCGACATCCAAGAAGCGTTTCTTTATGGTACGTCCGAGAAGGTGGTCTTCGAACGTCGGACGAAAAACGGCACCCGGCGGAAGGAAAAGCGCTTCGAGGGTGTGATCCCCAACCTCGAACGCCGTCACGTCGAGACCGAGAGTTCGGGGACGCGCGAGCACATCGAGAAGTTCATGGCGACGACGACGTGTCCGGCCTGCGAGGGAACCCGGCTCAAACCCGAGAGTCGGGCGGTGCTGATCGACGACACGCCGATCACCGCGGTCAACCAGCTCTCGATCGGCGACGCGCTCGCGCACTTCGAGGGGATGGAGGCCGACATGACTGAGCGCGAGCGGACCATCGCCGAGGAGATTCTGAAGGAGATCCGCGCCCGGCTCGGGTTCATGTGCGAGGTCGGACTCGAATATCTCACGCTCGATCGTCAGGCGGCGACCCTCTCGGGTGGCGAATCACAGCGTATCCGGCTCGCGACTCAGATCGGTTCCGGACTGGTGGGTGTGCTCTACGTGCTCGACGAGCCCTCGATCGGGCTCCACCAGCGTGACAACGACCGTCTCCTGAACACCTTGGCGGAGCTTCGCGATCTCGGGAACACCCTCCTCGTCGTCGAACACGACGAGGAGACGATGCGCCGAGCCGACGAGGTCATCGACATGGGGCCCGGCCCCGGCAAGCGGGGCGGCGAAGTCGTCGCCCAGGGTCCAGTCGAGGAGATCGAGGCCGCCGACGGCTCGATCACGGGCGACTACCTCAGCGGCCAGAAGGCGATTCCAGTACCCGAGGAGCGCCGCGAACCCGACGGCGAGCTGGTTGTGCGAGGAGCGCGCCAGCACAACCTTGACGATCTCGACGTCTCGATTCCGTTGGGCTGCTTCACGGCGATCACGGGCGTCTCGGGCTCCGGGAAGTCGACCCTGATGCACGACGTGCTCTACAAAGGCCTCGTCCGCGAGATGAACGACAACCGCTCCGTCGATCCCGGCGAGCACGACGCCATCGAGTACGACGGGATCGAGACCGTCCGACTGATCGATCAATCGCCGATCGGTCGGACGCCGCGCTCGAACCCCGCGACCTACACTGGCGTATTCGACTACGTCCGAAAGCGCTTTGCCGAGACCAAACTCGCCAAACAGCGCGGCTACGAGAAGGGTCGCTTCTCCTTCAACGTCAAGGGCGGCCGGTGTGAGGCCTGCGGCGGTCAGGGCACGGTCAAGATCGAGATGAACTTCCTCTCGGACGTGCACGTCCCCTGCGAGGAGTGTGGCGGCGCGCGCTACAACGACGAGACCCTCGACGTGACGTTCAAGGGGAAAACCATCGCGGACGTGCTCGATATGTCGGTCGAGGAGGCCTACGAGTTCTTCGAAGCTGACACCCGGCTCGAACGCCGGCTCCAGCTGCTTCGGGATGTCGGTCTGGGCTACATGCGACTCGGCCAGCCCTCGACAACCCTCTCCGGTGGCGAGGCCCAGCGCGTCAAGCTCGCCGAAGAGTTGGGGAAGAAACAGACCGGCGACACACTCTACCTCCTCGACGAGCCGACGACGGGGCTGCACTCCGCCGACGAACGCAAGCTCATCGACGTGCTCCAGCGCCTCGTCGACAACGGTAACACCGTCGTGGTGGTCGAACACGAACTCGATCTCGTGAAGAACGCGGACCACGTGCTCGACCTCGGACCCGAGGGCGGCGAGCACGGCGGCGAGGTCGTCGCGGCGGACACGCCCGAGGCGCTGACTGAAATCGATGACTCCCACACCGGGCGGTACCTCCGCGACCTGCTGCCTGGCGTCGATTTGGAGGGGCCGCGTGCGGAGCGGCGTGTCGGGGCCGCCGGCGACGACTGA